The genomic DNA ATTTAAGCCCATTGCTTATTCAGGTTTAGAAACTGGTAACAGGGAATCAGTCTCTTATGTTGTTCAGCAAAATCAAATTCGTCTCGTCTTAACTGGTTCATTAAATGAAAGCAGCCGTATTTCCCAATTTGTTAAAAAGCATGGTGATGGGGTAAAAGATATTGCTTTACTTGTTGATCATATTGACACTGCATATCATGAAGCGGCGAAACGCGGTGCAATCGAAATCATTCCTCCAATGGAAATACATGATGAACATGGAACAATTAAAAAAGCAGTCATCGGGACGTATGGAGATACGATTCATACGTTAATTGAGCGAAAAAACTATCATGGTGTTTTTTTACCTGGGTATGTACCCGCTCATGTTCATATTCCATGAAAAGAAACAGGTTTATTAGGTATTGATCATGTGGTTGGAAATGTCGAGGAAATGGAAAAGTGGGTAACATATTATGAAAATGTCATGGGTTTCAAGCAAATGATTCACTTTGATGACGACGATATTAGTACCGAATATTCAGCGCTCATGTCAAAGGTAATGACAAACGGAGATCGAATTAAATTTCCAATTAATGAACCTGCAGAGGGGAAACGGAAGTCACAAATTGAAGAATTTTTAGAATTTTATAACGGTGCTGGTGTGCAACATATCGCCCTCCTTACTGACGACATTGTAAAAACGGTATCTGCTTTACGCGAAAATGGCATTGATTTTTTAAATACACCTGATGCTTATTATGGTGAATTGACCGAGCGAGTTGGAAAGATTGATGAAGAAATTGACAAGCTGAAAGATTTGAAGATTCTTGTTGATCGAGATGATGAAGGGTATTTATTGCAAATTTTTACAAAGCCAATTGTCGATCGCCCAACATTGTTTATTGAAATCATTCAGCGTAAGGGTGCAAAAGGGTTTGGTGAAGGAAACTTTAAAGCATTGTTTGAGGCAATAGAACGAGAGCAGGCACGACGCGGCAACTTGTAATTTTGTTTTTAAAGTGTATTACATGTTATTGAAAGGAGTGATATTTTTTGAACATCGAACCAAATACATTACATTGGCAAGATGCTTATAAACTATTAATCGGTTCAGTTTTGCCACGACCGATTGCATTTGTTTCAACAGTCGATACTAAAGGGGTAGCAAATCTTGCCCCATTTAGTTTTTTTACTGGAATTTGTGCCGATCCGATGATGATTTGCTTTGCACCAATGGTGAGAGGAACAGATGGTAGAAAGAAGGATACCTTACTTAATATTGAAGCAACAAAGGAATTCGTCATTAATGTTGTTAGCGAGAAAATTGCTGAAAAAATGAATCAAAGTGCAATTGAATACCCCTCCTCAATAGATGAATTTGCTGCAATTGGTTTAACGAAAGAAAACAGTAAAATAGTAACTCCTCCACGTGTAAAAGAGTGTGACGTTCATTTAGAATGTATACTTCACGATATTGTCCACTTTGGTGATCAACCAGGGGCAGGAAGTCTTGTTATTGGTAAAGTTATGCTTGTCCATATAGCGGATGAATTATTTTATGATGGAAAAATTGATACAAATAAATTGAAGCCAATCGGAAGATTAGCAGGACAAATGTATACAAGAGCTAGTGCGGATACGTTCATACTTCAAAGGAAAAGAGATGATGATAAATGAAAATATAAGCTTCATATTCTTATAAGCAGGTAGAATGCCCGTTTCATTTACACGAACGTTGAAATAGGGGTGGCACGAATGAAGTTTGTCTCTTTTAAAAATGAAATAGGATTGGAACGCAGCGGACTGATCATGAATGATAAAGTAATTGATGTGAATATTTTGACTAATGGGATTGTTCCTCATCAAATGCTCGGGATTATTCAAGGGTACCATAATTATAAGCCCTTTTTAGAGCAGCTACATGTAGAGGATAGAGGCGTTTATCATTTGAATGAAGTTCGTTTATGTGCTCCATTGTCAAATCCAATTAGCGTCCGTGATTTTTATGCATTTGAAGAGCATGTGAAAACAGCTCGTCAACGGCGGGGGCTTAATGTAGTTCCTGAATGGTATGAGATGCCAGTGTTTTACTTTACTAATCATTTAGCAATCATTGGTCCAAATGAATCGCTCATAAAACCGAGAAAGACGCATGCGCTTGATTATGAATTAGAAATAGCTTGTATCATTGGGAAGGAAGGAAAAAATATTGATCGCAAAGTCGCAGAGGATTATATATTTGGTTATTGTATTATGAATGATTGGAGTGCCCGTGATATCCAAATGAAAGAAATGAAAGTTGGCCTTGGACCAGCAAAAGGAAAGGATTTCGCAACATCCCTTGGACCGTATATCGTGACAAGTGATGAATTGGAGCAATATCGAATAGGCAATCGTTTTAATTTGGAAATGATTGCAAAGGTAAAAAAAGCTGTTATCTTGTGGTAATTTTAAAAATATTTATTATTCCTTCGGAGAAATGATTGAACGGGCTTCAGAAGATGTTAGGCTCTACCCCGGTGATGTAATCGGTTCAGGGACTGTAGGAACAGGCTGTATTTTAGAACTCGGAACCGAGAAACATCGCTGGTTGGAACGAGGGGATATTGTTGAGTTAGAAATCACAGGTCTTGGTGTTTTGAAAAATATAGTTGAATAGTTTACAAATTAGTACGAACACGTCAAGAAGAAATGGGGGTGTTGTGATGTACTATCGGCAAATGGGGAAAATTCCATTAAAGCGCCATGTACAGTTTCGAAAGGAAGATGGCACATTGTTTCGGGAACAAGTGATGGGGACGAAAGGTTTCTCAGGAACTCAATCCATCTTATACCATCATTATATGCCAACAAAGTTTATCAAGGCGGAGACAACATCAACATATTATCCCGTATTTGAAACAGATACCGTCTTAAAGCATCGTCATTTTAGAACGGATGAAATTAATCGAACAGGAGATGCGTTATTTGCGCGTGAATATTTACTAGGTAATAGTGACCTTTTAATTGCAACAGCGAATGTAACTGAGCGAATGAATTACTTTTATCGCAATGGGGATGGCGATGAAATGCTATTTGTTCATTATGGAAAAGGGAAAATTGAAACGATGTTTGGAACAATTCATTATAAAAAAGGGGACTATCTCATTATTCCGATCGGAACGATTTTTCGATTGATCCCTTACAAGGAGACAAAGCTCTTTTGTAATAGAGTCAAATAGTCAACTGCGGACACCGAAGCGATATCGAAATGAGTTCGGCCAATTACTTGAACATAGTCCTTTTTGTGAACGCGATCTAAGAGGTCCGGAAACTCTTGAAACATACGATATAAAAGATGAGCATACAATATTAACAAAATCGAGACGACTTATTCATCACCACGTCCTTGGACATCATCCTTTTGATGTGATCGGCTGGGACGGATACTTATATCCATATGCATTTAATATTGAGGATTTTGAACCGATTACGGGACGAATACATCAGCCACCACCAGTCCATCAAACGTTTGAAGGAGATCAATTTGTTGTTTGTTCCTTCGTACCCAGACTATATGACTATCATCCTATGGCAATTCCAGCACCTTACTATCATAGTAATGTGAACAGTGATGAAGTTTTATATTATGTAGAAGGGAATTTTATGAGCAGAAAAGGGATTAACGAAGGTTCAATTACCCTTCATCCTTGTGGAATACCGCATGGACCTCATCCAGGAAAAACTGAAGCAAGTATAGGACAAAAAGAGACGCTCGAACTTGCAGTAATGGTGGATACGTTTAAACCGTTGCACGTTGTAAAATCTACTACAGCCA from Bacillus aquiflavi includes the following:
- a CDS encoding flavin reductase family protein gives rise to the protein MNIEPNTLHWQDAYKLLIGSVLPRPIAFVSTVDTKGVANLAPFSFFTGICADPMMICFAPMVRGTDGRKKDTLLNIEATKEFVINVVSEKIAEKMNQSAIEYPSSIDEFAAIGLTKENSKIVTPPRVKECDVHLECILHDIVHFGDQPGAGSLVIGKVMLVHIADELFYDGKIDTNKLKPIGRLAGQMYTRASADTFILQRKRDDDK